Within the Methanocorpusculum vombati genome, the region TCCTGCGTAGGATGCGGGGATGTCCGGGGCGCTGCCGCAGAGAACTACACGGGAAATTCCGCAGGATTTTGCGGTGAGCAGTATGCGGCGCGGTGTTGCGGGTCCGTCCTGATTTGCAAATATGCAGGCGTCGGTAATCATAAGAAAAAAGAATACAGGGTTATTTGCCCTGGTTCTTGTGGGAGCGGATGCTCGGACGGCACTTTTCGGTACCGGTTCCGCGGTTGTGGAGTCCGCGTCCTTTTCTTCCTGCGGAAGATTTTCCACGGTAGACCCGTCCACGGGTGGTTGCAATCCAGGCAAGGTTCTTGTCGGCAAGAACTGCGGGGCTGCTGCGGTCTACGAGGATTACTTCGAAGTATTTGCACTTTCCGTCCTGTCCAACCCAGTAGGAGTTTAAGACTTCCATGTTCGGGTAGCGGTCCTGTGCGCGTTCTTCTGCGATGGTCTGCAGGTTCTTTCCGGGGGTTGCTTTGCGCATTCCCATACGGTTGGTTCTGCGTCCGCGGATGTACCGTGATTTTCTGCGGCCACCGCGGCG harbors:
- a CDS encoding 50S ribosomal protein L15e, translated to MSKSMYGYVRDAWKKPADSGVKKLLWERMQVWRRQGAVVRIERPTRIDRAHALGYKAKQGIIVVRASIRRGGRRKSRYIRGRRTNRMGMRKATPGKNLQTIAEERAQDRYPNMEVLNSYWVGQDGKCKYFEVILVDRSSPAVLADKNLAWIATTRGRVYRGKSSAGRKGRGLHNRGTGTEKCRPSIRSHKNQGK